DNA sequence from the Anguilla anguilla isolate fAngAng1 chromosome 4, fAngAng1.pri, whole genome shotgun sequence genome:
TTTGACACCATGCGTAACATTCCCCCCTGTCTGAGCGGTGAGGGTTATTCCCGGGTTGGGTTCCCGTGCGACGGCAGGATTAGCGTTCCTGGAAAGCCAGccgggagaggagaggagaggagcaggggtgggggtacggggggggcTAGGGGGGGGGCGCTTTTTGGAAAAGCGGGACTCACGTTGCAGCCGGAGCGGATGTCCCCCCCGGCGCACACCATGCTGGGCTTGACGGTGCTGCCCCACCAGTCGGACCGGCTACACACGGGGTGGTCCACCACCGGCAGCAGGGCCTGCTGGAGCTTGGAGGCGATGGGACCGCCGGCTTTTCcggacacacaaaaaaaacggAGAAAGCGCTCAGCCTCTCTGGACGCGAGCCGAACCCGCTATAGACAACCCGTGAGAGCCCAGAACCCAGGCATACCCGTAAAGAGCCCGGAGCCCAGGCATACCTGTGGGAGCCTGGTTCTGTCGCTCTCAGTGCAAGTCAACCACACAGTACTGTAAAGCCCAAACAAACAACATCCTACACGCAACCACATAGAACACCCTGAGAGGAGCCAGCTGGTCTGAGGGCTAGTTACCCAGGAGAGAGCACAGGTGAACTCGTCAGGCTACGGCAATTCACTCGAAACCCATGGGCGCAGATCCCAGGGGGAATGGGGGACACACCCCTATTGCAACCCCAATATCCTAAATaaaatttcctgtttgtttatacCACCAACCTCACCCACATACCAAtccgcctcccccctcctcccccagctccccacaccccctccgAAGTTGAAACGAGATCTACTGTACATCCTTTGCTCAAAACTGCAGTCGAACGCATCAAGTGCGACCCGACCGGAAGTGCAGCACAGCCGAACGCTGGGGGCACTAAGAAAAACCATCCGGCACCTTCTAATGCCGGTAAGCCTACGGTGAATGCTGTAAACGTTTGACTTGCGGTAAGTTTcggggttgggggtggtggggggggggggcgatgctTACTGTACAGCCTGCCCCAGCCGGTGATGTAACAGGGCTCGTTGTGAGCCACCAGGTCCCCGGCCGGCGGCACGCAGGCCAGCTGCACCTTGTCGTTGATGAAGGCGCTGGAGGCCAGCTTCACCAGGGCCACGTCGTCGCTGGAAGGTGGGGAAAGTAAATAaatccatttttcttttctttttaaaaaaaaatctccttacTCTTTGTAACTAAACGACAGCACTGTTCGTTTCATTTTTCTCGTTCGCGTTGCCTGCTTTGTCTTATACTCGGTGATCTATATacgctctttttctttttttcattgaacaCGGATTCCAGCTACACGATCAGGGGCgtcaccagggattttgggccccacgCACTGGGCCCCAGCACCCCATCCCTGGGGCACTCTTATACAATCCAACAGTTACCAAACCGATCTGTGTGAATGCTCTCAACAACATCAGCCACAGTACAATTTCACAGCCTCCGGGCGTGAAGCCCCCCTCCTTTCTTCGCCGATTAAAGAGGCGCCCAAAAAGCCGCGCCCGTTCCCCCTTCACGCCGTCCTccaggtgtgggggggggggcgcgctcGTGGGACAGGTAACGGGGCCTCACCCGCAGGCCACGCAGTTATCGTTCCAGCCGGGGTGCACGAGGATCTTCGACACCTCCCGAATCTGCTCGTTATTCTCCTCCCTGGTCAGGTCGTACTCTCCCAGAACCACGCGATACTTGCGAGACctgtcacggggggggggggggggggcggttattTCCAAACTTTAAACTTGTAAGTTTAAATTTCACACACGACGAGTGCAATCCATCACATGTAGCAGTGAGACTCAATGGGTGTAAATCtcaacaaacagaaaatttCTTTATgatttcttttgggggggggacagtACTACCTACAACAAGATAATAAGGGGGGGAGGTGACCATTTTGTGtcggtacaggtacaggtacaggtgggCTAGGTAATGTGCGTTCACCGAGCTTCCTGCTGCGTGGCATTTGTTCTTCACATGTCCCTGTCCTTGTATTGGTCTTGGTGTCATTTCACGGAAGGGGATTGGGGGATTGGGGGACTgggttggtgggtggggggggggggtttggttcGAACTCACGAAATGCAGTGCCCCGCAGTCAGGACCCAGTTGGGGGCGATGAGCGTGCCCCCACAGGTGTGCCGGTAGGTGCCAGAACTCAGGTACTGCAGGGAAATCTGGAGAGGACACACGACGTAAACATGAACTTCCTTTCAGCGCGGAGACCGCCGCTGTGCGCCGCTCGCTTAGGAGACGCATCCCCTCTGAGCTGGTGAAGAACGGCGGCGAGAACATTAGTCACGAAGTCGAGCTGCCTCCTGTCTGCTCACGGTTAGCCCACAACAGCAGGGTTCCTCCCCCGGCCCAGACCACAACACCCGGGTTTACGAATGCAGGCCACTGGCAGCCAGCACAGACTGGCAGAGCATGCAACAGGCCAGGTTAAAAAAGCTTAAATATTAAACGCTAAACAAATAGATCTGAAGCTAATGCAAGATGGCCGATGTGCGACACTGATGTACGGTAAATGGTGAGCAGTCAAAAACCCGCTGCTTATGCAGAAcggacaaaatggccgccctccTACCTGCCAGGGCCAGCTGTAGGGGCGAGCGTCGACCCCGTTCACCACCCGGCTCGGGTTGGGCTTGTAGGTGGGCACCCCGCACCCGTAggctggaacacacacacacacaggtacaggtgtTTTAATCTCGGGGTGGAACTTCGGGGTGGAACCTTGGGTGGACGATTCCGTATTCAAGCAGTTCAACGCCCCTTTAAAACACGCCTCAGGTCTATACCCCTGACGATTCGCATTGCAAGTCTAtggaaaagagcatctgctaaattaatgtacataaacataaatgcagtttttaaaaaatataatttgtcgAATACTCACCGGTGGCCGCCAGAAGCAGAACAAGACCAAGTTTCATCATATTTCCTCCGACGATGTCCGTGGGACTCCGACCCCTTATATCCCTCGATGTCGGCCCTGGGCTGTTATCAGGAGCCCTGGTGCTAATATTAGCTGGGAACACCTGCCTGTTTGCCCAGGTGCTCTTTGCATTGGGCAAGCACTGGCCACAGTCTTTAAACTATAAAGCCTAAAACGCACAGAAGCCATGCTGCCATGCTACCAATGCTACCAATGCCAATGGCTGCACCTCCTGGGACAGCTGACTTTCAGCTGGAAGAGGTGTCATGATCCCGCATGAAGCtacctgacctctgacctctgacctctggacCAAACTGACAAACGTCGAGATTGTGAATTACAATTTTTAGCAATGTGACACATGCAGCATGTGTCgttttctgatattttgtgTCCACATGAATTTTAATTCACACACTTTTGTAGGTGTGCTTGGCTTGTGATCGTAACGatgaacagcagcacagaaatTAAGGGCAGCTTTCCAGCGATTTAAAAGAGCAGGTGTTTCAGGCTCAGGGAATCAGACTTCAGTGTTAGTGTTCTCACCCGATTAGGTGAAGACATGTTTGAGTTGGCTTATTGTCAGAAGCACGGTCCTTGAAAGAAGCAGTCGACATACGGTAACGTGCAACGTTCATGTTCGCTGCGCTCAaggcaataaacaaaaactggaaaaagcaCAGTGCAACTATTCTGGTTATTATAATAGTGCATCATTTACCCAGCATGCTGTTGCCCTACTTTGTACCAACCAGGTCattctcaaaataaaattcCCCGGAACAAAATTAGATTTGCACGGTGGAACAAGCGCTTGCCACAGCGGCTGTGTTGGTTGCCACAAGTTTCAGTTTGGGTGCACGGCTAAGTCGATCCAGTGGCTTATCTTGGTAATAAAAGCCGCTCTCTGGTTTGTGGTTATGCACCTGTTCACCTGTACCAGGAACACCTGTCCTCTGATTCTCTTCCAGCGAAACATACAAGGTATTCTGAACATGCATCAGTAATTCTGtggcttgtttatttattttattttatttttattttttacagctttATCCTCAACCAATATGtgattcttaactgaacattctaatgctgatgtaacaatcgccaATTACTGCCAGCAAATGAAGGCAATGGAGtcctagaacactgacttacaatTTGGAAGAGACCCActtccaaaaaaacctgctcttcaaagggcaAATGGCTGAGAGGGGGAAGTGTCCGTGATTCGCTCATCGACAATTTTTATGAAAGACAATCTGCAAATGTGCGAGTGTATGTCGCAGAGATTCGAACGCTGAAGATTTTGTGAATCCCCAcctaaaataatgaaatgaataacCACCTGACAATCAACTTgcgactgtaaaaaaaaaaaaaaaaaaaaagtttcgcCCAAAAAGGATCAGGTGAAGGTTGGATTTATTAGTTTTTCTGGTTTATTAGAGCAGGGGAGCCATTTCCTTGCGGGGAGAAATGGCAGGAGGTCAGGAGAAACGGCAGGAGGTCAGGAAAACGCTCTCATAAACCTGAGGTGGAACCTCTTCAGACGACCCAAAGCGTCCTCCAGAACCTCAGGGCACGCCATCACATGCAACCTGAGAggtgaccagcagagggcgctcaCCAGACAGACCAGCAACGAGAACGATCAAACATAAAATTGAGACAGGCCTCGCAATCACATAACATCTGataagacattttctttttcttttttaaatagcattttgcACGACACATTGTTTACGCTTGTACCACAGTACCAGGCTTTAGTGTAGAGGAATTCTGGGGACTTACAGTGAGATTGTGTATAAACATGCAGGGCATGAAAAGGTGTTATGGGTTGAAACAGACTCTGCTTTTGTGACCCAGATacttggggggaagggggaggggggaggggagggtgagtGTGGGAACACACCTGATGTGGTAAGTGCCTTCCCTTTGCCCAAACTCGCACCCAGGTCCAACAAACAACccttcctcctccagcagctgccTAGAGTACAGCAGGTCTGCCTCAACTCCAGCTGActagtggggggagggggggagagagagacggaaagagagggagagagagggagagagagagagagggagggagagagagagtgaatatACTGCGATGGACTAAATCAGTCTGGTCTTGctttatttacatactgtaaatacacacataatgtATACATAACAATACGTACAATATgaacatacaaatatatatacacacagacataaaaacatgcatgcatacatacactcacatactgtatatctatgtacagtcacacatgcaaacatgcacacacacacacatccacacacacacacacgcacacacacacacacacacacacacacacacgcacacacacacgcacacacacacacacattgcacacagacacacacacacgcacacacgcacacacgcacacacacacacacacacacagtgatttcGGGGGGTGCTGTGCTCACCCTGGCCTGCTCCACTGCTGCCGTGGGGAGGTGCAGACGGGGGAAGAGGTAATGCCCCCCCGCGCCCGTCTGGCAGCTGACCCCCGGCAGAGAGTCCAGAACCTCCCGGGCCCGGCGGACATTCCCAATCAGTGCGTCCCGTTGGGTCTGGACTTCCTGGCGGCGGGGGGGGTCATGACAGATTTACGACCTGGTCTTCATTTGGGGCGAGTTCCATTTACTCTGTTCCTAGGACCTCTGCACTTACATGACATTCTTTTAGTATACAGGCTTCCAAACTTTTCTCGtacagggaccccccccccacccaccccaccccccagccaggctcaaaggcatcctgGGCCCCCCCCATCATCAAGTTAATAAaagtaatactttttttttaaggcttttttaaggcaaaaaatatttcaatatttcaatataatatttcaaatttctATATATAGTCAATGCATATCAAGTCTTTGTCAGGGACCCCCTGCAGTACCTTTAAGGGCCTCTGGACCCCCTGCAGTACCTTGTACCAGTACTCTGGAGCCCCTACTGAAAACCCAGGATTCAGCAGGTGCTCTggtccagagagacttacattTTGCACAGAAGCAAGTCTCaaacagctgcagctgcagggctgTGGTGCACACGAGCCATCTATTCATAGCTGCGTTTAACAGACTTAGCATCCTgtgatgctatgtaaaaatgatTTCCTGTTAGCTGAGCTCTGTTTTGtttcggggggtggggcgggcgggcgggcggggggggtgctgaCCTTCGCGTATGTGGCGTGGGAGGGGTCCCCGGGGCGCGGGGGACAGGCCATGAGGTCCAGGGCGATCTGACCCGGGACGGGGGGGCATATGTCCACGGAGAGCAGAGTCTGCTGAAACGTAGAGATCACCGCGGGGTCCACGTTGAGCACTTCCATGTACCCAGCACGCAGGCCGCCCCTGCACCAGGAGAAGAGTCGCGAGCGCACACCGATTCACTGACTCACTGCTTTACCGACTCACtgcctccctcactctctgctGGCTTGTGATTCACTGACTCACTGCTTTACCGACTCACtgcctccctcactctctgctGGCTTGTTTCACTGATTCACTGACTCACTGCTTTACCGACTCACTGCCTCCCTCATTCTCTGCTGGCTTGTTTCACTGATTCACTGACTCACTGCTTTACCGACTCACtgcctcactcactctctgctGGCTTGTTTCACTGATTCACTGATTCAGTTTCTCTGCTGGTTTGTTTCACTGATTCACTGATTCAGTTTCTAGTGCTGGCTTGATTCACCAATTCACTGCTTTGCTAATTCAATGATACACAGATTTCACTGTATCTCTGCTTCATCGTATTACTGATTCACTGCGTCATTGATTCACTGCGTCAGTCATTCACAGATGGACTGTTagtttgttttactgtttctttttacattttgcagacttacacaacattttacagagCACTttccattgcatccatttatactgctggatatatactgaagcaatgcaggttaagtacctttgctcaagggtacaacagcagtgtccaagTCGGGAATTGAGCCAGTGACCTTTCAGTTACGAGACCAGTTTCTTACCCataatactacactgccgccccagtTCAGAGaattggtaattttttttaaagggtgtTAACCAGCACAGGGGGCAATGGAAACTCACTCTCCCATGAGCCCCCTGGAGATGGAGTGGAGGGAGATCAGCTCAATCGCGTCTGAGAACTGAGGCCCCATCTCAAACAGCACCTTCCTGTAGGACACAAATTCAGAGCCCTCCCCGTGCACACTGTCCTGATCGacctggagagaggggggggggagagagagagagagagagagagagagagggagagagggagagggagggagagagagagagagagagagagagagggaggggggggggggagagagagagagaggggggggagagagagagagagagagagagggagagaggtggagagagagagagagcgagatagagagggagagaggtggagagagagagagagagagagaatatttaagctggtgtattggaaccaattaaatactctcaaaaagtgcaaaccccgacttctggtcatattggcaggctcaattacaccaggcaagatcaacagagcacaaaaaagtatttgaatccaaaagaCCCAGGTCTGGCCATAATGTGAGGCCTCAGCTTTGTTTTGTGGAGAGCAATAGAGTGAAGATGAAAGAAGTGATGGACAGACAGGAAACCAATTCACCCAGTGTTGGGCTCCACTGCAGAAAAAACCGTAATACACAATCACCTCATTCACCACAAGGATGAGCCTTTCTTCAGCAGCCAATCGGATCACCTGCTCGATTGACTCCTTGCTCTGCACATGACCTTGGGGAAACAGAGCATGAATTCACTTATAACTTGCTGGAGTGAGCTCTGGAccatatttttttgtgtcttcaaATTTTTTTACTTCTGAAGAACAACACGGATATCAATGTCTTTTCCCATCTAGGGCATTTTGTGTCAGTGGGATGTTTAGTTGCCAACAGGTGTCCCTTCCAGAAATAGATGATTaccatttgtttttatgttatcatttaatttttccGTGAGTATATGTCAGTGCCCTCCAGGCATAaactgtgtgtttatgaaatgtataaatCATGGATTAATCAATAAGTGAGCCAGCACGGGCACACGCAGGTAACTGGTGAAATGTCAGAATGCTGTACACACCTGTGGGATTCCCTGGGTTGACGACGTACAGCACTCTGGGGTCACAGTGCCCCCGAGAGGCTCGGAGGACCCGGCGCACCTCGTCCACCCGCAgcgcccagccctgctcctcgCACAGGTGATAGGGCACCGGGGCCACGCCCACCGCTGCCAGCGCCATGGCGACGGTGTAACAGGCAGGCGCCGGGGTCAGAACGCCAGTCCGGGACACGCCCTCACCCTGGGCTAGCAGGCTCAGGACCAGCTGGCAGGAGTGACAGCAAGACGACAATACAGACACAACTCGGGAGCAGGGGCGTGTCCAAAAGGGGCCTGCTCTCCCCTGGAATTTGACTGGCTACCCAAAGTGCCACTCCTGTTTCCCCCCCCTAAAATAGCACATTATAATTGGCTAATATAACAGTTGGTGATAGTGtgcctcccccctgccccaaaTTGAGTCTGTGgccctctgctggccacacCATGAAGAAATTTCaggtgaccccgccccccccccccccccccgctcaccgtGAGGGCTCGCTGGGAGCCCAAGGAGATGAAGATGTTTTCGGGGagagaggccacgcccccgtCCCGTCGCGTGATAAACTCTGCCACACTGCGCCGGACGTGAGGGAGACCgcacgagtgtgtgtatgaccctgaatacccacacacacacacacacacacacacacacgcaaacacatacacacatgcacacacacacatatacagacacatacacacatgcacacacacatatacagacacatacacacatgcgcacacaaaattacattcatgtgcaaacacaccATGCACAATGATACAgttagacacatgcacacatacattcatagaCACATGATTTGCACTGTACATTttcatacacgcactcacacacacacacacacacacactcacacttcctTACCCAAGCTGCCACCCTCACattctcccagcagcctctgggcCCTCTGTCGTGCGTCAACAGGCAGTCTGTCACTGTGGAGGAGCTCAGGGTGCAGGCAGGCAGCAAGGACCtgagccagacagacagacagacaggcagagagacaggcaggcaggcaggcaggcagacaggcagacagacaggcagagagacaggcaggcaggcaggcaggcaggcaggcagacaggcaggcagacaggcagacagacaggcaggcaggcaggcaggcagacaggcaggcagacaggcagagagacaggcaggcaggcagacaggcggacagacaggcagagagacagacagacagacagatgggcagagagacagacagacgggcagagagacagacaggcatgcagacagacagacagatagacagacaggcaggcaggcaggcagacactgACTTTAATTTGAGGGAAAGGAATTTACAAGAAATGTGCTGTTCCGAGGATTAAGGCTTGAATAAGACCGACCTGCCGGACGAAGGAGAGGGGTTTtatgcctgtgctgtgtgcgtcACCCCAGCAGATATCAATCAACTCCTTCTCTGAACCCTGCATAGCAGAGGACAATATTAATGCATTGCTGTAACATTATGTCAAAGtgataattaatcatttaatacaaggcaaaaaataaatgaaaaaaggaacagTAATTAACATTAAATGATCTGTCCACATATGCAGTTTCTATACGCACACACCTTCCCCTGCAATGTAATGCATGCAAGACAAGCACACTATAGCAAGTCAAAGATGCTGCACAGCATGTAGCCTAAAATGCAATGCATCACTGGAGCTGCGCAAGCGAAAGCAGCTGGCACTGCAGTAAGTGCACGCTGAGTTATGAGCAgcctgctccacacacagccctggCAGTGGGTGCAGTCTCCAGAAGAGACTCTTACAGCTCAGGGCAGCCTCCAAATAATGCGTTCAGagaggccccccccccaaaaaaaaacctctcgcCTGCTTGTGGGTGGTGGAACACCTCCTGCACCCTACATCGCCCCCGTATCGCCCCCTGTACCCGCTCACTTGGCCCCCGCCCGCCGTGGCGTCTCACCTGCGCGCCCCCGTGCCTGATCTGGGCAGCCCGTCCCAGCGCGGCGTCCCGCTGGCTCGCCCGGATCTCCCTCACCCTCGGGTCCAGCTCCGTTCGGGAGCGGGCAccgtcctccgcccccccgtcccgaAACGCCGCGCCCGCGGCCCGCCTCTCGggggagccgccgccgccgcccccgtcTCCCATTGCCCCCCGTCACCCCCCGAAAACCCTCGGCCTCCAGGCGTCCCGCTTGGGAATCTCCGGTCCTCGTGGGGCTGCTGCCCTGCTGGGGTCTGTGTTGGAGGGAACACCGAAACGGCCCGAGGGGTTCGCTTCTCTTAGAAACCGGGCGTTACCGTCCTCATTTAATTTTTCTCTTACCTCCTCCCTTAAGTACCCTCGCTCTGTTTGTCTTGGACCAGTCAACGCCAGTCGGGCCTTCCACCGGGGACACTGATTAACACGTCTGTGATTCCCATTGGTGCCCGAAGGCGTAAGAATCACACGGTGGGAACACGACATCAAGACCTTCTACCCGAGCAGGTAAACGTGCCACTCATCTGGGAATCTGGCACATCATTATCTCATTACCGCTCAGTGCGCCTGCCCACGCCTCACACGCCTCCTGcgtttggtaaatggactgcatttatatagcgcttttatccaaaacacttTCTCATCcagacacttcgacacgcccagggcggggcttgaaccggcaaccctccgactgccagacaatcggtcttacctcc
Encoded proteins:
- the LOC118225536 gene encoding alanine aminotransferase 2-like — protein: MGDGGGGGGSPERRAAGAAFRDGGAEDGARSRTELDPRVREIRASQRDAALGRAAQIRHGGAQGSEKELIDICWGDAHSTGIKPLSFVRQVLAACLHPELLHSDRLPVDARQRAQRLLGECEGGSLGSYTHSCGLPHVRRSVAEFITRRDGGVASLPENIFISLGSQRALTLVLSLLAQGEGVSRTGVLTPAPACYTVAMALAAVGVAPVPYHLCEEQGWALRVDEVRRVLRASRGHCDPRVLYVVNPGNPTGHVQSKESIEQVIRLAAEERLILVVNEVDQDSVHGEGSEFVSYRKVLFEMGPQFSDAIELISLHSISRGLMGEGGLRAGYMEVLNVDPAVISTFQQTLLSVDICPPVPGQIALDLMACPPRPGDPSHATYAKEVQTQRDALIGNVRRAREVLDSLPGVSCQTGAGGHYLFPRLHLPTAAVEQARSAGVEADLLYSRQLLEEEGLFVGPGCEFGQREGTYHIRLHVMACPEVLEDALGRLKRFHLRFMRAFS
- the LOC118225540 gene encoding proproteinase E-like yields the protein MMKLGLVLLLAATAYGCGVPTYKPNPSRVVNGVDARPYSWPWQISLQYLSSGTYRHTCGGTLIAPNWVLTAGHCISSRKYRVVLGEYDLTREENNEQIREVSKILVHPGWNDNCVACGDDVALVKLASSAFINDKVQLACVPPAGDLVAHNEPCYITGWGRLYTGGPIASKLQQALLPVVDHPVCSRSDWWGSTVKPSMVCAGGDIRSGCNGDSGGPLNCQGRDGRWYVQGVTSFVSSRGCNTIQKPTVFTRTSSFSQWISDTMLYN